One region of Clostridium sp. Marseille-P299 genomic DNA includes:
- a CDS encoding GIY-YIG nuclease family protein, which produces MTTLMNKVNSLPSKPGCYIYRNKYDHIIYVGKSKCLKKRVHQYFQSPDKKEGKIQNLVREIYDLDYIVTETETDALLLECKLIKEYRPHYNSMMKNNRTYPFIKISCNKDYPGIFISNDSKEEEDVVSFGCFYNVEDAEKVIDLINQIWRTPLCKKKYFDMDSKSKACFYFHIGKCDAPCCGNISVDVYNSTIKEVINFLSGKNKKKISEIKKEMLAKSRDLEFEKAAVLRNQMTSLEKLQRRTKKFNTNLKGKDYCVFLRAYNEPCFSIFYIHDGLTLLRITLEISDRIEYELIESFSADILSQKFNVEDEEIMSLCITSIGADKLYVDVTQAVKRKNQKLLAKRIFESYNEFY; this is translated from the coding sequence ATGACCACATTAATGAATAAAGTAAACTCACTTCCTTCAAAACCAGGATGTTATATATATAGAAATAAGTATGATCATATTATATATGTGGGGAAATCCAAATGTCTAAAAAAGCGCGTACATCAGTATTTTCAGAGCCCTGATAAAAAAGAAGGGAAGATACAAAATCTAGTAAGAGAAATATATGACTTGGATTATATAGTTACTGAGACCGAAACGGATGCGTTACTTTTAGAATGTAAACTTATTAAGGAGTATAGACCTCATTATAATTCTATGATGAAGAATAATCGTACGTATCCATTTATTAAAATAAGTTGTAATAAAGATTACCCAGGTATTTTTATATCGAATGATTCTAAAGAAGAGGAAGATGTGGTAAGTTTTGGCTGTTTTTATAATGTAGAAGATGCGGAAAAGGTAATTGATTTGATTAATCAAATTTGGAGAACACCTTTATGCAAGAAAAAGTATTTTGATATGGATTCAAAAAGCAAAGCATGTTTTTATTTTCATATTGGGAAATGCGATGCACCATGTTGCGGAAACATAAGTGTGGATGTTTATAATAGCACAATAAAAGAAGTAATTAATTTTTTAAGTGGCAAGAATAAAAAGAAGATATCAGAGATTAAAAAGGAGATGCTAGCTAAATCGAGAGATTTGGAATTTGAAAAGGCAGCAGTCTTACGTAATCAGATGACATCACTTGAAAAGTTGCAACGCAGAACTAAAAAATTTAATACAAATTTAAAGGGAAAAGATTACTGCGTATTTTTAAGAGCATATAATGAACCTTGCTTCTCTATTTTTTATATTCATGATGGACTCACTTTACTTCGCATCACACTTGAAATTAGTGATAGAATCGAATATGAATTAATTGAAAGCTTTAGTGCGGATATTCTATCACAAAAGTTTAATGTAGAGGATGAGGAGATTATGAGTTTATGTATAACATCGATAGGTGCAGACAAGCTTTATGTAGATGTAACGCAAGCTGTAAAAAGAAAAAATCAAAAGTTACTAGCAAAACGTATTTTTGAAAGCTATAACGAGTTTTACTAA
- a CDS encoding Fic family protein encodes MNIKELFQLADELRDNIKKAESLNIDTWNQIKNKIISTNHDRVLEEETKAIDLMIQRSFSGTLLITEELLKQMHQELSENLNKESAGKYRDIQILQTGTKKIPDPKDLPHLMEHFIGQINTSKSFFHPIEFATYVYKRIFDIQPFINGNELVANLLLNCILLSEGYGVIFIQPQKDERFLRALELAQNYEHPVMDPIIEIIAEYVVKDEQEYNKCISD; translated from the coding sequence ATGAATATAAAGGAACTATTTCAATTAGCAGATGAGTTAAGAGATAATATAAAAAAAGCAGAATCACTTAATATAGATACTTGGAATCAGATCAAAAACAAGATTATCTCAACAAATCATGATCGTGTATTAGAGGAAGAAACCAAGGCTATCGATTTAATGATTCAAAGATCATTTAGTGGGACACTGCTTATAACGGAAGAATTATTAAAACAAATGCATCAAGAGCTATCTGAAAATCTAAATAAAGAATCAGCGGGGAAATACCGAGATATTCAAATCTTACAAACTGGTACGAAGAAGATTCCAGATCCAAAGGATTTACCACACTTAATGGAACATTTTATAGGACAAATTAATACTTCGAAATCATTTTTTCATCCAATTGAATTTGCCACTTATGTGTATAAGAGGATTTTTGACATTCAACCTTTTATAAATGGAAACGAGTTAGTAGCAAACTTGTTATTAAATTGCATATTATTAAGTGAAGGTTATGGGGTTATATTTATACAGCCTCAAAAAGATGAAAGATTTTTAAGAGCCTTAGAACTTGCTCAAAATTATGAACATCCAGTTATGGATCCTATCATTGAGATAATTGCAGAGTATGTTGTAAAAGATGAACAAGAGTATAATAAATGTATATCAGATTAA
- the pyk gene encoding pyruvate kinase, which produces MRKTKIICTLGPASEDEQVIREMMLQGMDVARFNFSHGSHEEHKKKLDLIKKVREELNLPVATLLDTKGPEIRIGTFKEGKITLKKGQTFTLTVDDVEGTEAIVSISYKNLINDVKVGDSILIDDGLVGLEVIDIKNHDIVCRVKNDGVISNRKGVNVPNVNLTMPFISEKDYEDIIFGIEQEFDFIAASFTRCADDILQIRKIFQKHKSSHINIIAKIENMQGVENIDEIIRVSDGIMVARGDMGVEIPIEEVPVIQKLIIKKVYNAGKQVITATQMLDSMMKNPRPTRAEATDVANAIYDGTSAIMLSGETAAGLYPIEALSTMVKIATRAENDIDYLGRFKKRESLSNPDVTNAISHATCTTANDLNAAAIITVTKSGKTARMISKYRPNCPIIGCSTYDYVCRQLNMSWGVVPLKIGEECSTDDLFDHAVEATEKAGYVSPGEVTVITAGVPLGVSGTTNLIKVHVVGHVLITGQGISDKKVCARLCVCNNQEDLNNNFKTGDIIVISETDNQMLSKIKLASGIIVEEDDINCHAAIVGLSLDIPVILGAKNATQILKSGTVVTIDGERGIVCCN; this is translated from the coding sequence ATGAGAAAGACAAAGATAATATGTACATTAGGTCCAGCTTCAGAGGACGAACAGGTAATTAGAGAGATGATGCTACAAGGAATGGATGTAGCAAGATTTAATTTTTCCCATGGATCCCATGAGGAACATAAAAAGAAATTAGATCTTATCAAAAAAGTGAGAGAAGAATTAAATTTACCAGTAGCGACATTACTAGATACAAAAGGCCCAGAAATTAGAATAGGTACTTTTAAAGAAGGAAAAATTACACTTAAAAAAGGTCAGACTTTTACACTTACGGTGGATGATGTAGAGGGAACAGAAGCAATTGTTTCAATTAGTTATAAAAATTTAATCAATGATGTAAAAGTTGGAGATTCTATTTTAATAGATGATGGTTTAGTAGGTTTAGAAGTTATAGATATTAAAAACCATGATATCGTTTGTCGTGTAAAAAACGATGGTGTTATTTCAAATCGTAAAGGTGTTAACGTTCCAAATGTAAACTTAACAATGCCTTTTATTAGTGAAAAGGATTACGAGGATATTATTTTTGGTATTGAACAAGAATTTGATTTTATTGCAGCATCTTTCACAAGATGTGCTGATGATATATTACAGATCCGTAAGATTTTTCAAAAACACAAGAGCAGCCATATCAACATCATTGCAAAAATAGAAAATATGCAAGGCGTTGAAAATATTGATGAAATTATCCGAGTTTCTGATGGTATCATGGTAGCTAGAGGTGATATGGGTGTAGAAATACCAATTGAAGAAGTGCCAGTTATTCAAAAGTTAATAATTAAAAAAGTTTATAATGCAGGTAAGCAGGTAATTACTGCAACACAAATGCTTGATTCCATGATGAAAAATCCTAGACCAACAAGAGCAGAAGCTACAGACGTTGCCAATGCAATCTATGATGGTACTAGTGCAATCATGCTTTCTGGTGAAACAGCTGCTGGTTTATATCCAATAGAAGCCTTATCTACTATGGTTAAAATTGCAACTAGAGCAGAAAATGACATTGACTATTTAGGACGTTTTAAGAAGAGAGAAAGTTTAAGTAATCCAGATGTAACAAATGCTATTTCTCATGCAACCTGTACAACAGCAAATGATTTAAATGCAGCTGCAATCATAACTGTTACAAAATCAGGTAAGACAGCTAGAATGATTTCAAAATATAGACCAAATTGTCCTATTATTGGATGTAGTACATATGATTATGTATGCAGACAGTTAAATATGTCATGGGGTGTCGTTCCTCTTAAAATTGGTGAGGAATGCAGTACAGATGACTTATTTGATCATGCAGTAGAGGCTACAGAAAAAGCTGGATATGTATCACCAGGTGAAGTAACAGTAATAACTGCAGGAGTTCCTCTTGGTGTTTCAGGAACTACCAATTTAATTAAAGTACACGTTGTAGGACATGTCCTTATCACAGGCCAAGGTATTTCCGATAAAAAAGTATGTGCTAGACTTTGTGTATGCAATAATCAAGAAGACTTAAATAATAATTTCAAGACTGGCGATATTATTGTAATATCTGAAACAGATAATCAAATGTTATCAAAAATTAAGTTAGCATCTGGTATCATTGTTGAAGAAGATGATATTAATTGCCATGCTGCAATTGTAGGACTTAGCTTAGATATACCAGTAATTTTAGGGGCAAAAAATGCTACTCAGATATTAAAGAGCGGTACTGTAGTAACAATTGATGGTGAACGAGGAATCGTTTGCTGTAATTAA